Below is a window of Nicotiana tabacum cultivar K326 chromosome 19, ASM71507v2, whole genome shotgun sequence DNA.
tttcatggaggaaaatattttcctaacatttttacttttgtttttctaaaaatGGTAATAAGTCTAACACATTTACGTTAGGTCTTATACTCTCTAGGAGCGGTTTAACCTTTCAAAGATTTATACGATTAGAAAATATTCAAAACTTCGAATACttgctttttatttgtatttgcaTATTGGCATGAGATAGAGTTTAAATGGCGTAAACTGGGAcaatgaggattcatatagccgaacCCAACTTGTTTGAAACTGAGGCGTAGTTGTTGTAAAGACAACCCCGAGCATAACCCAGAACGCAGAATAATACAGCGAAAATCACGAGAATAATCAAATTTATCATCGTACTTACAGCATTGAACACTCAAATAAAATCTGCagaaaaattctcaattttgTTTGGTTATTAACTACATTTATTACCAGGGAAAAAGAATATGTACTGTACAATACAAAGAATCCCTAAAGCTTTAAACTGGacaaaaaattctcaaaattaaaGTTGAAAACCTTTGGAATTGTAGCATTGATTCTCGATATCAACATCTTGCTCTTCCTGCTCCTCGTCCGAGTACTCGAATCCGTAATCCTCcatatccgcatctgcgacatacatatatattcaCAAATATCGGATCAAATTTATATATGATACAGAAAATTAACGGGAAAATTattgaatttgatgtgattttgagtATTACCAGAACCCATGGCTGATTTCAGCTGACAGAAGACAATtgaaacaaaggaaaattgaGAGTTTGAACTGTGAAGTAAGCGAATTGTGCGTCCGTGTTTTTGAGTTCCGAAAGTCAGTActggaaaataaaaaataaagttcCGTACTGAAGGGTTTGTTCGATTCGGGCCCGAGTTCTAACTTCTAAGAGAATCCCATTACATCAAATTCAAATATGTGACTTGCATAtgtttatatttattaattgatCAATAGTTTAACGATATGTATTCTCACTTAACTTTTATCTATTAGGCGCccggacataaaaattataattttttaaataaaataatatttagagttaatttgaaaaatagtatttgaaatttaaaataatatttagacatatatttcacttgaaaaaatattacaatttagTGAGTGagggaatttttttttgaaaaagtggtcaaaatcactttttggtttttgaaaaactcattttcaaaaaatttccaataacttgcacaatATTACGGATAAATACATTTTTGAAAAAAGGAAACTTTTTTATGGACAATATAAAGTATTTACCTTGACAAGGTGGGTTACTGTGATGGTAAGCAcactccacttccaaccaagaggttgtgagttcgagtcatcccaagagcaaggtgtgtagttcttggagggaaggatgccgagggtctattggaaacagcctctctacctcagagtaagggtaaggtctgcgtacacactaccctccccacaccccactagtaggattatactgggttgttgttgttgttgttgttgttgtaccttAGCACTGCGTGGGACAAAAGAATGAATTGATAAAAGAAGTTTCAAATGAGGAAAATTTGAATGCTATTAAGGATATGCCCCATGATAAGGCTCCAGGGGTGGACGGATTTCCCAATGAATTTTTTACTAAGCACTGGGAGGTTGGCAATGATATTTGTGATGCCACTAGACAATTCTTCACAACTGGAGAAATGCACAGAGGAATCAATGGTACTGCTGTGACTTTAATTCCTAAAGTGCAAAACCCAAGCCATGTCAAAGATTATAGGCCCATTGCATGTTGCACAACTTTGTATAAGATAATCACCAACGTTCTTACTGCTAGAACTAAAAAGGTCATTGGTGGACTCATTGGTGAATCACAATCTGCATTCATTGAAGGTAGAAGCATCACTCACAACATCCTATTCACACATAGAACTGTTCAAAGGCTATAACAGGAAAGGAATTTCCCCAAGATGTGTACTGAAGGTGGATCTGAGGAAAGCATATGATACTCTGGATTGGTTTTTTTTGGAGAGAATGCTGATAGAGCTTGGTTTTCCTCATAAATTTATCAGTTGGATAATGGAATGCATTACAACACCGGCTTACTCTCTTACCATGAATGGTGGATTGACAACACCTTTCAAAGGAAGGAGGGGAATCAGGcaaggagaccctatgtctctcTATCTATTTGTCCTGGCAATGGAGTATCTATAGAGGGAGTTTGCACAGTTTGCAAAGAACAAAGACCTTAAATTTCATCCTAGAGCAAAAAGCTAGGAGTGGTACATATTTGATTTGCATATGACCTTCTTATGTTTTGTAAGGCTGAAATAAGCTCTATTAGATTATTGCAGCATACCTTTCTAAAGTTCTCTAATGCCTCTGGCCTTCAAGAAAATGCAGACAAGAGCTCTATTTACTTGGCTATTATTTCAAACAATCTGAAACAGGATATCCTACAAGAACTGGGCTACTCTGAAGGCACTCTACCCTTCAGATATTTTGGTGTTCCCTTGGCATCTAAAAAGCTATCAGTCATTCAGTGTTGGCCATTAGTAGAGAAGATCACACGGAGGATTAACTGTTGGACTGCCAAATTACTCTCATATGCAGTCGACTACAGTTAATATAGTCAGTTCTATTTGGAATTCAATCTTACTAGGCACAAGTTTTTCTATTACCTAAAAAGTGATGAAGATAGTTGAGGCTATATGTAGGTAATTCTTATGGACATGAACATCTATTGTCTCTAAAAAGGCACTGGTTGCATGGGAGAAAGTATGTTTACCACAAGCTGCAGGGGAGGCTAAATGTGATGAACATGATCTACTGGAATAAGGTAGTTGTGGCAAAACATCTGTGGGCGGTGGCAAAGAAGAAAGATTGCTTATGGATCAGGTGGATTCATACCTTCTATATAAAGCACCACATATTGGAAAATATTCCAATACCTGAGAATGTAGCTTGGATAGTTAGGAAAATTCTGAAGACAAGAAGATTCATTGGAGAACTTCAAGGTATTCAGGGAGATCTCAATAGCAGACTATGCCAATTACAACAGGGAGAAGTCTTTAGCATCAAAAAGCTTTATCGTCTGCAATTCCCTCAGTTACAACGGGTGCCTTGAAAAGGTATTATTTTGCAACCAAATCTACATCCCAGATTCAAATTCATATTGTGGTTAGCACTATAGAGAAGATTGGCTACAGTTGACAGGCTTCTGAAGATTGGTATTCAAGTTCCTCAGCAATGTGTCTTCTGTAAGCAAGTTGATGAATTGTTTGACCACTTATTCTTTGAATGCATTATAACCAAGGCAATAGTGACAGTTGATAGCATATGCAGAGAAATCGCAATACATATACACACTAGAGGAAGATCAATACAGAAATGGCAAGGAGCACTTAATCAGCTGAATTGTTATCCTTAGGCTACAATGTAGTATGTGCTGATCTTTTTAGGATCTTAGTCGGAGTATCTACATACTTAGACTACAGGAATTGATGTAATTAGAATTGTGGATGGTCAGCATCTACTTGCTTTGTAAAGATACTTTTGGAATGAATAGAAACCactatttaccaaaaaaaaaatatttacttactaaataatatatattcttactttaattaaaatttgttattaattaatttattattaataCTAATTACGAGtaagtatttttcaagattacaGATTGATATTGTTTGTTTTTCAAAATGAATAACAGCATTCGAAGTGCAAAAGCGAAATTATCTACGTTTCACACTATAAAATCCAATATCAATCTTTCTAATCATTTCAAAAATGTTGAGAGGTAATACAGATTTCCCACAAAATTTGAATGTGTAACTAAAAACTCAATTATAGTTTAAGGGGGATTTTTATATCCCATGAAAAATCACAATCGTGTTCCTCAATGGTGGATTCTTGACTTGAACTATTCAGCATGTTCTACTGTATACCTTCCATCTCCGTACCCTAAAACTCAAAAGTTATTACAAAAAAGTTACATTTGCTCGAAgattaaaaatatttacacacAGATCACTAATTAGAAAATTGCAAGTATGATATACTTTAATTGATGAGCTGGAAAAATATAGATAACTAAGAAATTAAAACCTACTATCACATGTTACACTACATTGATCGTTTAAAAAGTCTTTATACCCATGAGTATATATAATTCATAACGAACTAAATTGTTGCATATTTCACAATTATCTTCTAAACTTCTATTCCAGGATAATGTTACAATAACCACCTTTTATAAAGCTCTTCTTATTCATTTGAAAACAAATAACATTTAAATTAATTACAACTATTTATGCTTGTCTTTCGCGAACATTTTCCCTGTCAAACCACAAGTGAGAGCTTCATTAGGTATATTCTTGACAAGATGAACATCTTCAGCAAAGACAACTCCCATGCCTATATGCAAATGAGGTTCAATATGACAATGAAAAGCCCAAACCCCTGGATTATTTGCCACAAATCTTAGTGCAGTCCATCCATAGGGAAAAACAACAATTGTGTTCTTCAACGGAGGATTATTCAAATTGAATGTCGTCTCAGCATCTTCTGTTGTAAAATCTCCGTCTCCATACCCTAAAACCCAAAAATTATGTCCATGCAAATGCCAAGGGTGAATTTCACTGACGTTTTCGGCTAAGGCATTGGCATTTTGAAGGATTATGTCAATGGTGGTATTGAATTTCAACATGTAAACACCATTTCCATATGTGGAATTAGGGTTTGGTggtggtttcatgatatcatagtctttggAAAAAGTATCTGGTGGAGATTTTGTGTCAAATGCATTATTTATGCCATATTTTATGGATCCTAAATAGGGTGTAGTTGGAAAGACTAAGGAAATGTTGTTGATAGCCCATCTGGTGTATCCTTCAATCCTGTTATAAACAgatataattaataaatataatctcatatttttaataatttactctTGTAATTAGATGATGTAATCACATAACTAATCTACATAGTAACAGAACGAAAGAGGTCCTAAATTCATGTCTCATCATCATTtatcaacaaaaatattttcacatGTTTTGCCTAAGAAATAATTTATGTTTTATATACGGACAACACGTATATAAACTTTTCATATCATCACATTAAATCTTCATAGCAAGCTTGATATGGTAATATAAAATAGAGTAATAatttactatattttttttttatagatttaagttatatatatactgACAGTGAAAAGAATtcttacattattagtatatatTTATTTAACATGTTACCATATGTATCTTactatttttttcaatttatcaGACATTAATTATAAAAGGTTACCTATAACTATTTTTTAACTTGATTGCATAAATTATTTTTACCTCATTGATACATAAAACTTTAATTCAAGAAATTTGTTTCATCTTTCTAATTTTTTAACGAGCATGTCCCACTGGATAGTGGATAGTAAAGATACTTTTTTTTCAATACTATATGCCTATATAATTTATGCGTCAAAAATACTTTATATTATATTCTTTTTAAATTCTATTTTCAGTTAAATATTGTCAAACAAAATATGAATGGAGGGAGTACCTGTTTTGAGTATTGAGGAGCAAAAAACGACGATTGTATTGAGTTGGAGGCTTAGGTGATCCAATCAAGCCAAAGATTTTCTTATAGAAGACTTTGCTGTAGTTATAATCATTCCAAAGAGGTGGCAATGGTGGtggtgaaattggaatttttgaaCCAAAATTTGGAATGTAATTCAATATAGTGAGGCCTTGAGATGTTTTAGGTTCTCTTGCTCTTACATTGACTGAAATCCAGTAATTGTTTGAAGGGTTTTGATCAGTTGTGAAGAGAATTGAATAGCTTTCACCTGAATAAATGTCCATATTTTCCATAAGAAATGGTTATATACTATACCATAAAGAATTCTTACACTATCGATCAGTAGATTTAACATGTTATAGTTGTATAACTTACTATTTTTAAGTTTGgtaaatagtattaatcataaaAATGACATGCAACTGGCTTTTACGTGACGTAGTCGGTGACGGATATAGTGTAGTACTAGTTATCggttcaattgaactcataacttttgacgcggagtaaaagtttatgtataaaaattcattaaaattagaaaaataatatatatgaactcataactttaaaaatataatgagttctaTTCTAAAAACTTTATAACTTGAACCCATTAAGTTTAAATCATGGATCCGCCTCTGGACATagttatataattatatattttttattccgTCACTACATAGAACTTAAactcaataataataatttactGAAATCCAGTAGTTGTTTGAAAGATTTTGATCAGTATTGAAGAGAATTGAGTAGCTTTCACCTGAATAAATATCCATATTTTCTACAGAAAATGGTTGAATGTAGTTTCCATCTGCTTCAACCACCACCATTTTGTGACCCTATATATGTAAAATCAAAACAAGTATCAGAATTATTTCTTAAGAGCTTTTGTAAAAGATAGTCAACTTCATTTTTTTGGGTCGAATTTAGAATTTATTTTATGGGTTTGAGTTCAGGTTCCATCTCAACTCATTTGATTTACtagttttgaaattaattatttatacttATTTAATTTAGCAAGACTATGTTGTGTGAGCCATAAAATTACTGGTTTCGAATGATCATGTACCTTACATTTTATATTTGTCCTTAGATACAGATGGATTTTCATGGCAAAATAGTAACAGACGACCAATGTGCTCATATTTGTTGTTTACGTCGAATCAATAAACAAATTTTATGTATTTGCAACGTACTTTTATTACTTAACTATGGTTAATTATTGTACGTTCTCACTTCATTTTTATCACTTAGCCTATTATAAGTTAATAAGGTCTGGTGTAAATTAATCTCAAGCGCagataaatataaagatatataATGAGATTATAAATCATAATTTTATAGTTTAAAATACTATCTTAACGATAAAAAGAATCATAATAGAAAAATATTGACTCCTTAAATAGAGTAGTAGTGTAATTTTCAGTTTTAGCCACTTTGAGAATTACTTTCTCCAACTTTATTTGGTGGGCACAAAGGTCTCCCATTTATGAACTAAACTTTCTTAAAGCTATGTTGTTTTCAACTTTGCACCACTGATGTTAACAAATTCTCTTTTCAAATGCTGTCCCATATCTTTAAAAAATTGAGACGATATAAAGAAGATTAGTACAGTTCTTGCGTAAGCACCAAATCAAGAAGTGGTCCAaattattttaactttttaaaaagGTTTAAAAGTCATTTCTCtttaacaaaaaattaaaaattcaacaTTAAATTGTAATTTATCCAATTTTAACAAATAAGAATGAGTCAATTTTTATAATCTACAATGAATTCAATCTTTTACCTTGGAAATGTAGCCTCAATTTTCAAAACTCTCTCTCCTACGGTCTTACTCTATCTAAATCTCAACTTCAAAAGTTCctaatggaaaaagaaaaaaaaattgaagtgtAGACCCACACATCATAATCGTCATAAACTTATTCAATTTATGAATCAATTTTGTCAATCGTAAAACAAATTCAACCTTTTTACCTTGGAAATAGAGGAGTAACCATCAACTCTAAAtcctatttaattttaatatctttatctgtGACGCTATCTGATTTTAACGTCAAAACTtttaataacaaaaattaaaatacacaAACTGATTCAAACATTATCatgattatgaaaagaaagtcaAGAATTGATTCATGAAACTACTTTAGAGTAGCAAAAGAATAATAACTTTGTAAAAAGTTGAAAGGAATAATTACTTTTGAAgtgagaaaaaaataaataaggctattTTGTTCCTTACCCCAATGGCCAAGTTGAGTGAAGACAATGCAGTGCTGCTAGCCACTCTAAGCCTATAAGTCTTGTTTGGATGCACGTGAATAATCTGGGGTGCGTACTGCTCATCTCCTCTTAACTTGCACTGAGGAACTGATGATTTGCTAAATTGCGCCGCTAGAGAACAATTGAATTGACCTCTTCCATTCATCAACAAACTCTGGTTTCACAACAAAGGGATATTTAGGGCCTGTTTGGCcgtcattttttttcatttttttttttacggAATCAGTATTTGAAcataaaaatttcaaatttcacttgAATTTGAATTTCGTAatatttcgaaaatttgaaaaactccaaagagttatttttcaaaattttcacttcaaatcacttACAAAATTCTAAAACAACTCCAAATTGTTTTCATAtacaaacacaactctaattttcaaatatcattttcactttaaAAAAAGTCACTTTTTCCGGAATTtcataattcttatgtccaaatgcccactaaggacccgtttggccatagattttgtcaaatttttgccaaatattttttggcaaatacatgtttgttcataaattttatccatattttggcaaattcccaaaacccaaatcccaagcccaaaatattactattaagtttttttaaaaattagctcaacttttgtattttataaaagagcccactatttattattttgtaacactgctacttcgtcttctcggtcatctgatagtgtattctgtagttcattataaaaataataattttgtactaaatttatttatgttcaggactatgatttgtgataatgataatgaatgttattgatgaaGATAatattgggtatttgtgatagtttttagaacttgtgggtataagtcatgtttcatgttttttcaaaaaataaaagtgaaatatattttgaaaactgatgtccaaccacgttttcatcttcaaaccaaacttcacccaaaccAGATTTTTCGAAACAAATTTGGGAATATATGGCCAAAGACTAGCTAAGTGCATGATTTCTTTCAATCTGTTGGTAAATAAAGTTATCCGATACGTATGCTGATAACAAGCAACCCGTAAAATTAATCGAAGTGTATACAAACCGACGCGGATAtcacaattataaaaaaaaataaggaagtAATATGTGACCTGTGGTTCACCAATCCAACGAAAAGGCTTAGAAGAGAGGTCAATTTGTTGATCTTGGGAACTTTTGTGCCACCAATCACTAAGTAATAAATTGAATTCTCCATCATAGTGAAAtggttctttttcatcttttgcaACTTCCACTATGAGTGAACCATATAATCCTGCTGATCTTTGCATCCCATAATGTCCATGGTAGAAATATGTCCCTGCCTGTTTTTTTTAATACAACATTAACGTCTTAATTCCAAACAAGTTAAGGCCGATTATATTAATCTTCACTTCTTTATAAGTTCATTTCGTAAAGTAAAAAAtaagttaaataatattttgccTCCCTTAATATCCATGGTAGGAATACGTCCCCGGCTATTATTTAAGTATCACACAAATATAATAAATCcaatttcttttaatttcatttaatttttgaattttaaaattggCTATATAAATATCTTGTTCACGTAAAAGTGAATAATATTGTATATAGTGGTGACACTTGCTTTTTGGATGTATGGTCCTTGTGGGTCCTAAAAAATCTAACTATTATAAAATAATTCTACCTTTGCTCCATGTTACGTTTTGTTAAATTGTTattgttcaaaaatatttaaTGTTAAAAACAAGAAGTATATTTTTTTAGTGGGCGTGTTAATTAAGAAAGATGTTCAAGAGAGATAAAAAATAGTCTCGACGAATACTTTATAATTAAAATAtagaaaattttaaatatttttttaaggggGGTTCAAAAAACGTAAAAAACTCATAGAAGataattccatttttttttttggtcttgTGTGGGAGAGAAATTACCTTGTCAACTATAAACGTGTAAACAAATGTCTCTCCAGGGTTAATGGGACATTGGGAGATTGATGCAGTTCCATCCGCCCATGGTGTTCCACGCTGTAGTAAGAAATTTATGAAAAccacaaatgaaaaaaaaaaggtaagaaATTAATACATATTAAAAAAGATTACGCAAATGTTAGTTAAAAGGGACCCCTTGCAACCCTTCGGGGTTGATCGGTTGGTTTCGAGGGTAGTCATCCATATGGATGACCTGCGATCGAATCCGTCGCCCAGGGCTTGACTAGTGCGGTTTACATTCCCTGTGTGGTTTGCATATTATTACACATGAGGAGGTTTAGCCAATGCACACCAAGTGTCGCGGCTGCGAGTTTCCCCACTTACCAAAAAAAATAAGGGGGACCCCTTATATGTTAAAAAAAGGTTATTGTAATTTTAGTTATTCAAGGGTTAATTGAATTTTGATCAAGCATATATAGAAGTGGTCTTTTTTTGTTCCTAACAATACCAACATCAGTCAATCAATCGTACCTTAATCTTAATTTAGctaaattatgtaatataattaATTCTCGTTATTCATTCCGCTTTAAttaattcatttctttgtttGGTACGATGATTAAAAGGACGATATATAACAAATAGAAAGCTAGCTTCCACTCAGAATGAGATGTCGATATACTATAACAACAATATAAACAATAATCAAACCTTATTTCCAAGCAAGTTAAGGTAGGTTATATAAATTTTGCTCACGTCACTTCATAAAGTCCGTCTCAAttcaatattatttttatatataatcaaaataaaaacaaaaatgcgTTTTAAGTTCTCTATATTTTCTATTTGCATGCATATAAATCTCTAATAAAACTCAAAAAGTCCTAAAAGAACACCTAATTAATATATATCACCTATACACTGTGGCAGAGGCAAAAGCCGAGCTATGGGTTCGATAGGCCGAACCAAGTAGTTTTTGTTCAAACAATGTATTTTGTGTTAAAAGAATTATTAGCAAAACGTGTATTTTTGtgttaagaaatttattgaatatatacaaaaattaaatttagaaTCCATTCATTAGCATTTGAAGCCTTTGTTTTAAAATTCAGAACCGACATAAAATTGAAATTCTAGCTCTGTCTCGTATTATGAAGATGCCAATATACTAGCATTAAAAATTCATTGTGTGTGTTTTATGTTTTTTGAGGGTAGAGGTGGATTCTAACCTGTGGAATTCCATGCCAGTGAATTACAACTCCTTCAGTAAGAAGCTTGTTAGTAAGCTCAACAGAAATAGTATCACCAGTTCTTGCCCTAATAGTTGGACCAGGAAACTTTCCATTAATAGCCATTACCACACCCTCTACACCGTCTGGAGACCAATGCATGTACTCCACTCTCCATTTAAATTGCCTTGTTTTGGCCATGGCTGAAATTGTTGACaactccaacaacaacaacaaaatgccTAATAAAGACATCTTTTTTAATTCTTGATATATGTGAAAATATGGgagtaaaataaaaaagaaaagttgATCACAGAGAGATAAGGAAAAGTTCCAAGCTCACACTAGTTGGAGCTTTGTACTTCATTTATGGAACTTTCATAATGCTggattgtgtgtgtatatatatatgttggcAAAGATACACAATCTAAGTTTAAGGGAGGGGGGGATAATCCATGTAAAATATTCTGTCCCACATATTAATTGTACAATTTTGGCTAACtgaattcttttcaaattatCTTACGTCTTATCAGAAACAAGTAgtcattttgtttttattttagatCTACTTGGTTAATTAACTACTATTATGATTAATGTTGTTAGAAGATGTCTTAATTAAGGAGTGTGCTAAAATCTTGATATATAGTAACATATATGGACTATACGGAGTAAGAATTCATGTTCTTTTTTATATATCAAGGAAAAAAGTTAATCTCCctagggcagcccggtgcactaaatACCCGCTAtacgcggggtccggggaagggccggactacaagggtctattgtacgcaatctTAGCATGCATTtatgcaagaggctgtttccacggcttgaactcgTGACTTCCTAGTCACATGGCAGCAATTTTACCAGTTACGTCAAGACTCAGCTTCTATAGGTAAAAATGATATGTCGCTCGTTATCAAAATTCACAAATTAAAGAAtgttttttaaagttaaaaagaATTTTTCATTAATTAGTACGTCCATTACTCTTGGATTTATaatatcatttttatttaaaattttcttaTAACTTTGGAATCAGGTTCTATTATTTGTGCATCTGTAGATGTAACAACAGGGGCATATATTCCTATATTTTATTCATTCGTGCTGTGTCTGAGGATAGCTCTTCAGTATAAACAAGAAGAATAAATACGTTAAAGAAAAGTTATAAATAGAATTTATGCTAATTCTTTGTTATAAAGAACGAAGAATTCAGAACTTTCTGTCTCACAAGAGAAACAATCACGAAATTATAGCTAAAGATAATATCTTCAAGATAAAGCAACTTATGGTTAAAAACACCACAGGCCAAAGTTGTTCAAAGGCCACAACTCTGTAATCACTAGCTATTCTTTGTAAAGATTAACCACATTAAATATCATGGAATAGGGGGGAAAATGTTTATAATTGACAATGGAAATATTGGTTTGAGTAATAACATATGAAGCCAGTCTAATCAATTGTCACTAACAAGATTCTAGTACAACAAAAAGTTCTTCCTTAACCAACAATTTCTGCAGTTGGAAGGTCATAATCCTACTCTGTCTGTCTTTTTAGCCTCATTCTACTTTCTTGCTCTCTTCCGCGGAGACTTCTTCAGTGCTCTGTGATTTTGACTCGTCGAACTCCAACAACTGTTCAACCGAAAATCAAGAATACAAATTCAACCTTGAATAAGATATATATAATGCTTGGAGAATTATAATATTGGACTAAGACAAGATCAATTGAAGAGACGTAACCAGTAACAATTCATATAGCCAGCCTCAACTTGCATGAGATTGAGGTGTAATAGTTATTGGAGATTTAGACGAGACCCCATCTATAGTTGCTCTCATAACCAAAATCATGTTTAACTCTATGAAAAAACTAAGGAAAGTTTTAGAGAAGCTAGGGTAGTTTTAAGTTCTCCTCTCGAGTTTGTTTTTGTATAGTGTaatttcatttacttattcatagggtcatagaggctccatagatgaAACTTGTATTATTTTGGATTATGGGTACTCTTCTGACATTCGAATGACTATTATATTTCATGACTTTAATTATGTTTTGCCGCACTTTAAATCAAA
It encodes the following:
- the LOC107807245 gene encoding L-ascorbate oxidase-like, producing the protein MSLLGILLLLLELSTISAMAKTRQFKWRVEYMHWSPDGVEGVVMAINGKFPGPTIRARTGDTISVELTNKLLTEGVVIHWHGIPQRGTPWADGTASISQCPINPGETFVYTFIVDKAGTYFYHGHYGMQRSAGLYGSLIVEVAKDEKEPFHYDGEFNLLLSDWWHKSSQDQQIDLSSKPFRWIGEPQSLLMNGRGQFNCSLAAQFSKSSVPQCKLRGDEQYAPQIIHVHPNKTYRLRVASSTALSSLNLAIGGHKMVVVEADGNYIQPFSVENMDIYSGESYSILFTTDQNPSNNYWISVNVRAREPKTSQGLTILNYIPNFGSKIPISPPPLPPLWNDYNYSKVFYKKIFGLIGSPKPPTQYNRRFLLLNTQNRIEGYTRWAINNISLVFPTTPYLGSIKYGINNAFDTKSPPDTFSKDYDIMKPPPNPNSTYGNGVYMLKFNTTIDIILQNANALAENVSEIHPWHLHGHNFWVLGYGDGDFTTEDAETTFNLNNPPLKNTIVVFPYGWTALRFVANNPGVWAFHCHIEPHLHIGMGVVFAEDVHLVKNIPNEALTCGLTGKMFAKDKHK